A section of the Pseudomonas flavescens genome encodes:
- the urtE gene encoding urea ABC transporter ATP-binding subunit UrtE: MLQVQQLHQYYGGSHILRGLSFDVKVGEVTCLLGRNGVGKTTLLKCLMGLLPAKQGQVSWEGKPITGFKPHQRVHAGIAYVPQGREIFGRLTVEENLLMGLSRFPGSQAKEVPAFIYELFPVLLEMKHRRGGDLSGGQQQQLAIGRALASQPRLLILDEPTEGIQPSVIKEIGVVIKKLAARGDMAILLVEQFYDFAAELADQYLVMSRGEIVQQGRGETMEADGVRGLVAI, translated from the coding sequence ATGCTGCAAGTCCAACAGCTACACCAGTACTACGGCGGCAGCCACATCCTGCGCGGCCTGTCTTTCGACGTGAAGGTCGGCGAGGTTACCTGCCTGCTTGGGCGCAACGGCGTGGGCAAGACCACCCTGCTCAAATGCCTGATGGGCCTGCTGCCGGCCAAGCAGGGCCAGGTCAGTTGGGAAGGCAAGCCGATCACCGGCTTCAAGCCGCACCAGCGGGTGCACGCCGGCATCGCCTACGTGCCCCAGGGCCGCGAAATCTTCGGCCGCCTGACCGTCGAGGAAAACCTGCTGATGGGCCTGTCGCGCTTTCCCGGCAGCCAGGCCAAGGAGGTTCCGGCCTTCATCTACGAGCTGTTCCCCGTGCTGCTGGAAATGAAACACCGCCGCGGCGGCGACCTGTCCGGCGGCCAGCAGCAACAGCTGGCCATCGGCCGTGCCCTGGCCAGCCAGCCACGCTTGCTGATCCTCGACGAACCCACGGAAGGCATCCAGCCCTCGGTGATCAAGGAAATCGGCGTGGTGATCAAGAAGCTCGCCGCCCGTGGCGACATGGCCATTCTGCTGGTCGAGCAGTTCTACGATTTCGCTGCCGAACTGGCCGACCAGTACCTGGTGATGAGCCGTGGCGAAATCGTCCAGCAGGGGCGTGGCGAAACCATGGAAGCGGATGGCGTACGCGGCCTGGTGGCGATCTAG
- a CDS encoding SDR family NAD(P)-dependent oxidoreductase yields the protein MTKVVFITGATSGFGRATARRFAEAGWGLVLSGRRQERLEELKAELEAKVPVHIATLDVRDATAVQALVDSLPAPFDKIHALINNAGLALAPEAAQKVALQDWHTMIDTNITGLVNVTHAVLPKLLETGKGASIINIGSVAGEWPYPGGHVYGASKAFVKQFSFNLRCDLVSTGVRVTDIAPGMAETEFTLVRTKGNQAASDALYSTTTPLSAEDIAEQIFYVATLPAHININRLEIMPSRQAWGPFAVDRDK from the coding sequence ATGACCAAGGTAGTTTTCATCACCGGTGCCACTTCCGGTTTCGGCCGCGCCACCGCTCGCCGCTTCGCCGAAGCAGGCTGGGGCCTGGTACTCAGCGGCCGTCGCCAGGAGCGCCTGGAAGAACTCAAGGCCGAACTGGAAGCCAAGGTGCCGGTGCATATCGCCACCCTCGACGTGCGTGACGCCACTGCCGTGCAAGCCCTGGTCGACAGCCTGCCTGCACCGTTCGACAAGATCCATGCGCTGATCAACAACGCCGGCCTGGCCCTGGCGCCTGAGGCAGCGCAGAAGGTTGCCCTGCAAGACTGGCACACCATGATCGACACCAACATCACCGGCCTGGTCAACGTTACCCACGCCGTGCTGCCCAAGCTGCTGGAAACCGGCAAGGGTGCCAGCATCATCAACATCGGCTCGGTGGCCGGCGAATGGCCCTACCCGGGTGGCCACGTGTATGGCGCCAGCAAGGCGTTCGTCAAACAGTTCAGCTTCAACCTGCGCTGTGACCTGGTTTCCACCGGCGTACGCGTCACCGACATCGCCCCCGGCATGGCTGAAACCGAGTTCACCCTGGTACGCACCAAGGGCAACCAGGCTGCCTCCGATGCGCTGTACAGCACCACCACGCCGTTGAGCGCGGAAGATATCGCCGAGCAGATTTTCTACGTTGCCACCCTGCCCGCCCATATCAACATCAACCGCCTGGAAATCATGCCCAGCCGTCAGGCCTGGGGGCCGTTCGCCGTCGACCGCGACAAGTAA